One window of the Candidatus Jettenia sp. genome contains the following:
- a CDS encoding anion transporter: MLIKSLLIFALTYSIISAQKMKWHTLDRPSGALLGAVLMVLTGVLTLDEAYRAIDFNTILLLLGMMLLIAYLKMANCFHYLSYLLVTHARNSFLLLCFVSFSGGILSALFVNDTICLMFTPLLVLALHQIRLNPIPYLIALATSSNIGSVVTLTGNPQNMLIGVFSHIPYGEFTLHLLSIGIVSLIANVLIIYAVFRKDINFKKLDSIVLVKPELDVRLTIHSLLVLFFIFLGFIFTGNLPLSAITGGLALIVLSRMKPQHAMEKVDWTLLLFFCGLFIVIGGINKAGLLALTHNAVAPYLGDTVSGQIVRFSIFSIVASNLVSNVPFVLLSATWIDKLIDPKSMWYVLAMSSTFAGNLTIVGSVANMIVLELSKEYVHIGFWDFFKVGFITTVTSTSIGIFILILYCT, encoded by the coding sequence TTGCTTATTAAATCGTTACTTATTTTTGCGCTTACCTATAGTATCATCTCTGCCCAAAAGATGAAATGGCATACGCTGGACAGGCCTTCGGGTGCATTGCTCGGTGCTGTATTGATGGTATTAACTGGTGTGTTAACATTGGATGAGGCATATCGGGCTATCGATTTCAATACTATTTTGCTCTTACTTGGCATGATGCTGCTTATTGCCTATCTTAAGATGGCTAATTGTTTTCATTATCTTTCTTATTTGTTGGTTACTCATGCGAGAAATTCTTTCCTTTTGCTCTGTTTCGTATCCTTTTCCGGCGGTATTCTATCCGCTCTCTTTGTCAATGATACTATTTGTTTGATGTTTACTCCTCTTTTGGTCCTTGCTTTACATCAAATAAGGCTTAATCCCATTCCCTACCTCATAGCGCTGGCTACTTCATCTAACATTGGAAGTGTGGTTACTCTGACCGGTAACCCACAAAATATGTTAATAGGTGTTTTTTCTCATATACCTTATGGAGAGTTTACCTTACATCTTCTGTCCATAGGGATAGTAAGCCTTATTGCTAATGTACTGATCATTTATGCAGTATTCAGAAAGGATATTAACTTTAAAAAATTGGATTCGATTGTACTGGTAAAGCCTGAGCTTGATGTAAGACTTACCATACATTCCCTCCTGGTGCTTTTCTTTATCTTTTTAGGGTTCATTTTTACCGGTAACCTTCCCCTCTCTGCAATAACGGGCGGACTCGCCTTAATTGTCCTATCAAGAATGAAGCCTCAACACGCCATGGAAAAGGTTGATTGGACGCTATTATTATTTTTCTGTGGATTGTTTATTGTTATAGGTGGTATTAACAAGGCTGGTCTTTTAGCGCTGACACACAATGCAGTTGCACCTTATCTGGGTGATACAGTATCGGGCCAAATCGTTCGCTTCAGCATTTTCTCAATCGTTGCTTCCAACCTTGTGTCAAATGTGCCTTTTGTATTATTATCAGCAACGTGGATTGATAAGCTTATTGACCCAAAGAGTATGTGGTATGTATTGGCTATGAGCAGTACCTTTGCCGGTAATTTAACGATAGTCGGCTCTGTGGCTAATATGATTGTCTTAGAGCTCTCGAAGGAATATGTTCATATCGGATTTTGGGATTTTTTCAAGGTAGGATTTATAACTACCGTAACGTCTACTAGTATTGGGATATTTATTCTGATTTTATACTGCACATGA